The following coding sequences lie in one Arthrobacter sp. PGP41 genomic window:
- a CDS encoding Fur family transcriptional regulator has protein sequence MPFGAKADSTTPSPVQGGGKEQRVTKQRRAVSAALDELDDFVSTQELYRILQNQGAPVSLATAYRILQSLADEGLVDVLRNGDGEAVYRRCAVTGHHHHLLCRNCGKAVEVEAPAVETWAARIAAEHGYTDVAHTVEIFGLCPDCTARKANGAL, from the coding sequence ATGCCCTTCGGCGCCAAGGCTGATTCCACCACCCCGTCCCCCGTGCAGGGCGGCGGCAAGGAACAGCGCGTTACGAAGCAGCGCCGGGCAGTAAGTGCCGCCCTCGATGAACTCGACGATTTCGTCAGCACGCAGGAGCTGTACCGGATTCTGCAGAACCAGGGCGCCCCGGTCTCCCTGGCAACCGCCTACCGGATCCTGCAGTCGCTCGCCGACGAGGGGCTGGTGGACGTACTGCGGAACGGCGACGGTGAAGCGGTGTACAGGCGCTGCGCCGTCACCGGGCACCACCACCACCTGCTGTGCCGGAACTGCGGAAAGGCCGTGGAAGTGGAGGCCCCCGCCGTCGAGACGTGGGCCGCGCGCATTGCGGCAGAGCACGGATACACCGACGTGGCCCACACGGTGGAGATTTTCGGGCTGTGCCCTGACTGCACGGCACGCAAGGCCAACGGCGCCCTTTAG
- a CDS encoding HIT family protein has translation MSTLFTRILNGEIPGRFVWREPDVAAFLTTGPLADGHTLVVPTEEVDRWTDASPETLAKVMEVARRIGAVQVETFNAARAGLIVAGYEINHLHVHVWPSRSMAEFNFATADQNPDPDVLDANAEKLRQGLRAAGYGEYVPS, from the coding sequence ATGAGCACGCTCTTCACCAGGATCCTGAACGGCGAAATCCCGGGCCGCTTCGTGTGGCGGGAACCGGATGTCGCCGCTTTCCTCACCACCGGGCCGCTGGCTGACGGCCACACCCTGGTGGTACCGACTGAGGAAGTGGACCGGTGGACGGACGCTTCGCCGGAAACGCTGGCGAAGGTCATGGAGGTGGCCCGGCGGATCGGTGCCGTGCAGGTGGAGACCTTCAATGCGGCGCGGGCCGGGCTGATCGTGGCGGGTTATGAAATCAACCACCTCCACGTGCACGTCTGGCCCTCGAGGAGCATGGCCGAGTTCAATTTCGCGACGGCGGACCAGAACCCTGATCCGGATGTCCTCGACGCCAACGCCGAGAAGCTCCGCCAAGGCTTGCGGGCCGCCGGGTACGGCGAGTACGTGCCGTCCTAG
- a CDS encoding metal ABC transporter permease, translated as MDADSILGAIFSFENYGELLVLVQNSIWAGAVLGLLGGLVGTFVMKRDLAFAVHGISELSFAGAAFALLIGADIVFGSLIGSVAAALLLGLMGVRARDKNSIIGVIMPFGLGLGILFLSLYEGRAANKFGLLTGQIVSVDTVQLQALAGTAVVVMVALVAIWRPLNFASVDPELAEARGVPVRTLAIVFMVLLGVSVALSIQVVGALLVLALLITPAAAALRVTSSPVAVVVLSVAFAMTATVGGILLALGGRIPISPYVTTLSFLIYVVCRVIGSVRAGRGINGRILAAS; from the coding sequence GTCCAGAACTCGATTTGGGCAGGTGCCGTCCTGGGCCTGCTGGGCGGGCTGGTTGGCACCTTTGTCATGAAGCGGGACCTGGCATTCGCGGTGCACGGCATATCCGAGCTCTCCTTCGCCGGTGCGGCCTTTGCGTTGCTGATCGGCGCGGACATCGTCTTTGGATCGCTCATCGGATCGGTTGCCGCCGCCCTGCTCCTGGGCCTGATGGGCGTCCGGGCGAGGGACAAGAACTCAATCATCGGCGTGATCATGCCGTTCGGACTGGGACTGGGAATCCTGTTCCTGTCCCTCTATGAAGGACGGGCTGCGAACAAGTTCGGCCTGTTGACCGGGCAGATCGTGTCCGTGGACACGGTGCAGCTCCAGGCGCTTGCCGGCACCGCGGTGGTGGTGATGGTGGCCTTGGTGGCCATCTGGCGGCCGCTCAATTTCGCCAGCGTGGATCCGGAACTGGCGGAGGCCCGGGGTGTTCCCGTCCGGACGCTTGCCATCGTATTCATGGTCCTCCTGGGGGTCAGCGTAGCGCTCTCCATCCAGGTGGTGGGCGCGCTCCTGGTCCTTGCCCTGCTGATTACCCCGGCTGCGGCGGCCCTGCGGGTGACGTCCTCTCCGGTTGCGGTGGTGGTGCTCAGCGTTGCATTTGCCATGACGGCCACAGTGGGCGGGATCCTGCTGGCCCTCGGTGGACGCATCCCCATCAGCCCCTACGTCACCACACTGTCGTTCCTGATCTACGTGGTGTGCCGGGTGATCGGGTCGGTGCGGGCCGGAAGAGGCATCAACGGGCGGATCCTGGCCGCATCCTGA
- a CDS encoding sulfurtransferase → MNPLIDVAGLQARLAEHRRTVLLDVRWVLGDPHGYRHYLQGHLPGAVFVDLAAELAAPAAPERGRHPLPRAEDFQESARRWGINDGDVVVAYDDSGNMAAARVWWMLRNAGFADAYLLDGGLAAWRAAGHPVAAGPVIPDAGDVTLADGNMPVVDAAAAAGWPHDGLLLDARAGERYRGEFEPVDPRAGHIPGAVNVPTSENVDSSGRFLPSDTLRRRFESLGVREGVHVAVYCGSGVTAAHEVAALELAGFRAALYPGSFSEWSNNPDLPVATGAEPGRPSGLPSGNPAAGKGSVTL, encoded by the coding sequence TTGAACCCCTTGATAGACGTGGCGGGCCTGCAGGCCCGCCTTGCGGAACACCGGCGCACCGTGCTCCTTGATGTCCGCTGGGTCCTGGGCGATCCGCACGGTTACCGCCACTATCTGCAGGGGCACCTGCCGGGTGCCGTGTTCGTGGACCTTGCCGCTGAACTTGCCGCCCCGGCAGCTCCGGAGCGCGGGAGGCACCCGCTGCCACGGGCCGAGGACTTCCAGGAAAGCGCCAGGCGCTGGGGCATCAATGACGGCGACGTTGTGGTTGCCTACGATGACAGCGGCAACATGGCCGCGGCACGGGTGTGGTGGATGCTTCGGAACGCCGGCTTCGCGGACGCCTACCTGCTCGACGGCGGCCTTGCCGCCTGGCGTGCCGCAGGCCATCCGGTGGCAGCAGGGCCGGTTATCCCGGATGCCGGAGACGTGACGCTCGCGGACGGGAACATGCCGGTGGTCGACGCCGCCGCTGCCGCCGGCTGGCCGCACGACGGCCTCCTGCTGGACGCCCGTGCAGGAGAGCGCTACCGCGGTGAGTTCGAGCCTGTTGACCCCCGGGCCGGGCATATCCCGGGCGCGGTCAACGTGCCGACGTCGGAAAACGTGGACAGCAGCGGGCGGTTCCTGCCGTCCGATACCCTCCGCCGCCGGTTTGAGTCCCTGGGCGTACGCGAAGGAGTGCACGTCGCGGTGTACTGCGGCTCCGGGGTCACAGCGGCCCACGAGGTGGCAGCCCTGGAACTCGCCGGCTTCCGGGCTGCGCTGTATCCTGGATCGTTCTCGGAGTGGTCCAACAACCCGGACCTGCCGGTGGCAACCGGCGCAGAGCCCGGCCGCCCAAGCGGACTGCCGAGTGGAAACCCGGCTGCCGGCAAGGGTAGCGTCACACTATGA
- a CDS encoding NAD(P)-dependent alcohol dehydrogenase yields the protein MTPGRPVPPPLAKPVTPEPAGPESTAVDGRRLAAACGATAPDSGLVPLTLARRAPGPDDVEIAIEFCGLCHSDVHATRGEWGGRIWPLVPGHEIVGTVSQVGSAVTDFAAGDRVGVGCIVDSCRECESCLDGLEQYCENGMTGTYGAVDRRNGGAVTQGGYSSSVVVDRRYVLRVPAALDPAAAAPLLCAGVTTFSPLRHFDVEEGDVVGVVGLGGLGHMAVKLAKAMGAKVVVFTTSEAKVAAALELGADEVVLSRDEAAMAAANRSIDLIIDTVAAPHDLNPFFRTLRVDGALFQLGLPSEAMPPVNPGALIRRRIAYAGSLIGGIAETQEMLDFCAEHGVAADIEVVRADQLNEAYDRMVAGDVKYRFVLDTSTLQAPAKEADA from the coding sequence ATGACCCCAGGACGCCCCGTACCGCCGCCCCTTGCCAAACCAGTCACCCCGGAACCCGCCGGTCCTGAGTCAACTGCTGTGGACGGCCGCCGCCTTGCTGCCGCGTGCGGCGCGACGGCACCGGACAGCGGGCTGGTCCCGCTGACCCTCGCCCGGCGCGCTCCCGGGCCGGACGACGTCGAAATCGCCATCGAGTTCTGCGGGCTGTGCCACTCGGATGTGCATGCCACCCGGGGCGAGTGGGGCGGCAGGATCTGGCCGCTGGTTCCGGGGCACGAGATTGTGGGCACCGTCAGCCAGGTGGGTTCCGCCGTGACGGATTTCGCCGCTGGTGACCGCGTGGGTGTGGGCTGCATCGTGGATTCGTGCCGCGAATGCGAAAGCTGCCTGGACGGCCTGGAGCAGTACTGCGAAAACGGCATGACCGGCACGTACGGGGCCGTTGACCGGCGGAACGGCGGCGCCGTGACGCAGGGCGGCTATTCCTCCTCCGTGGTGGTGGACCGCCGCTACGTCCTCCGGGTGCCGGCAGCCCTCGATCCCGCCGCCGCTGCACCACTGCTGTGCGCCGGCGTCACCACGTTCTCGCCGCTGCGGCACTTCGACGTCGAAGAAGGCGACGTTGTGGGCGTGGTGGGGCTGGGCGGGCTCGGCCATATGGCCGTGAAGCTCGCCAAGGCAATGGGAGCGAAGGTGGTGGTATTCACGACGTCGGAGGCAAAGGTGGCGGCGGCCCTGGAGCTGGGAGCCGATGAGGTAGTCCTGTCGCGCGACGAAGCGGCGATGGCGGCGGCCAACCGCAGCATCGACCTCATCATTGACACCGTGGCGGCCCCGCACGACCTGAACCCCTTCTTCCGGACCCTGCGGGTGGACGGTGCCCTCTTCCAGCTGGGCCTGCCGTCGGAGGCGATGCCGCCGGTGAACCCGGGCGCGCTCATCCGGCGTCGGATCGCCTACGCCGGCTCGTTGATTGGCGGCATCGCCGAAACCCAGGAGATGCTCGACTTTTGCGCCGAGCACGGTGTTGCTGCGGACATCGAGGTGGTGCGGGCAGACCAGCTGAATGAGGCCTACGACCGGATGGTGGCAGGCGATGTGAAATACCGGTTTGTGCTGGACACCAGCACCTTGCAGGCACCCGCCAAGGAGGCAGACGCATGA
- a CDS encoding MBL fold metallo-hydrolase → MKLTKYTHSCVRLEKDGRVLVLDPGNFSESAEALEDAEAVLVTHEHADHVDVPVVVEALRANGKLAVFAPARVAGQLQDKASGEAARVHAVNPGSTFQAAGFTVRSFGGQHALIHPQIPLVANIGYLIDDNVYHPGDSFIIPDGISVQTLLVPLHAPWSKSAEVLDFVIGVRAPKAFQIHDGLLNENGLKIVEGHVQRIGAKYGTDYAHLAARESVEV, encoded by the coding sequence ATGAAGCTGACCAAATACACCCATTCCTGTGTCCGCCTGGAAAAGGACGGCCGTGTCCTGGTGCTGGATCCGGGCAACTTCTCCGAGTCGGCGGAGGCCCTGGAGGATGCGGAGGCGGTCCTGGTCACGCATGAGCATGCTGACCACGTGGACGTTCCGGTGGTGGTGGAGGCGTTGCGCGCAAACGGGAAGCTGGCGGTGTTCGCTCCGGCGCGGGTTGCCGGCCAGCTGCAGGACAAAGCCTCCGGCGAAGCCGCCCGCGTCCACGCCGTTAACCCCGGCTCAACGTTCCAGGCTGCCGGCTTTACCGTCCGCAGCTTCGGCGGCCAGCATGCCCTGATCCACCCGCAGATCCCCCTCGTCGCCAACATCGGATACCTCATCGACGACAACGTCTACCACCCGGGGGACTCCTTCATCATTCCGGACGGGATCAGCGTCCAGACCCTGCTGGTTCCCCTCCACGCGCCGTGGAGCAAATCCGCCGAGGTGCTGGACTTTGTGATCGGTGTCCGGGCGCCGAAGGCGTTCCAGATCCATGACGGACTGCTCAACGAGAACGGCCTGAAGATCGTTGAAGGGCATGTGCAGAGGATCGGCGCCAAGTACGGCACCGACTACGCCCATCTGGCTGCCCGGGAGTCGGTGGAAGTTTGA